ACCAACGCGGGCCAGATTGTGGGGGTAGAAAGCCGCACGTCCTCGCCCGTGCGCATCCCGCGCGACCGGGATACGCTGCAGCATCCCACGCTGGCGGGGCTGTTTCCGTGCGGCGAGGGCGCCGGCTACGCGGGTGGTATTGTATCGGCAGCCATGGATGGCGAGCGGTGCGCGGAAGCCGTTGCAGCACTGGTGGGGACGCGCTAAACTCACTTTGCGGTGTTTAACGAATTACTGGCTCGGCGGGAAGCTCTCCTATGCGAGCCAATACGCGGCGTACCATGCCGTCGCAGCGGGCACCCATGTAGGTAAAGGTTTGCTCGGGCGCGTAGTGTTGCAGCTGGTGACGGAGCCGCTCCCGGGCCCGGAGCAGACGCACTTTTACGTTGGTTTCGGAGAGCTGTAGCAACTGGGCGGTTTCTCCTACACTCATGCCTTCCACTTCCCGCAGCATAAATACGCTGCGGTAGGTATCGGGCAGCTTGCCTATAGCGCTTTCCAGGGCCTGGCGCAGCTCCTGGTCCATAACATTCTGCAGGGGCGTGTGCTCTTCGCGGAGGGGGGCTTCTATCAGGGTATTGGATTCGGGCAGATCCACAAAGTGATGCCGACCGCGCAGGGCCATCAGGCACTCGTTTAACAGAATGCGGGTGAGCCAGGTGGCAAAGCCGGCCCGGCCCGCAAACCGATTCAGGTGTTGAAAGGCCTTTATCCAGGCGTTTTGCATGGCCTCTTCCACTTCCGCCACGTTGCCGCCCAGCACGGCCAGCCCGGTGCGGTAGAGGCGCTGGTTATAGCGGCGCATCAATAATTCAAACAGCTGCTTTTCGCCGGCCAGCACCCGTTCAATTACTTCCAGATCAGATAGCGGGGTATAAGGCATGGGAACAAGGACGGGTAGCATGACGCAGGTGCTGGAGGCCGGTTTCTTACCTGGCAATTCAATAGATGCGGCAACCCTTCAGAAGTTACAAAGAAAAAATATGTAACCTCTGCTATATATCGTGCATCCAATGGCGACAAAACATCTTTCACCCAACGCCAACTGTCATGCAAACCGACCTTCATTTCCCGACGACTTCCTCCCCTACGGCCGCTCCCAGCGTAGCCCAGGTGCTACGCTTCACCTATGGCCTGATTCCCATAGTAGCGGGGGCCGACAAGTTTACCAACCTGCTCACCAACTGGGAGGCTTACCTGAACCCGGCGCTGGTGCGCATGCTTCCCTTTTCAGCGCATACTTTCATGCTGCTGGTGGGCATTATTGAGATTATAGCGGGTGTACTGGTGCTCTGGCGGCCCCGCGTGGGCGCCTGGGTGGTGATGGCCTGGCTGATTGCCATTGCCCTCACGCTGATTACCAGCGGCCGCTACCTGGATGTGGCTGTGCGCGACCTGGCCATGGCCGTGGGGGCGTGGTCGTTGGCCCGGCTGAGTGCCGGGGTGCATCCGCACCACTAAAGCCCGGCCATACGCAGCTTACGGCGGGGCTACTGCGTATAAGGCGAAGGCAGTACTTTTAGCTGCCTCTCCTAAGCTGACTTTACTTTTTTCTGATGTCTTCTAAAAAAACCCTTGTTCTGGGAGCTAGTGACAACCCCGCCCGCTACTCCTTCCGCGCAGTTCATCAACTGAAAAATCACGGCCACGAGGTAGTGCCCGTCGGCATTCGAAAAGGCCAGGTGGCCGGCCTGGATATTGCCCTCGACCGGCCCCAGTCCGCCGATATTGATACCGTAACGC
The Hymenobacter sp. DG25B genome window above contains:
- a CDS encoding RNA polymerase sigma factor, with amino-acid sequence MPYTPLSDLEVIERVLAGEKQLFELLMRRYNQRLYRTGLAVLGGNVAEVEEAMQNAWIKAFQHLNRFAGRAGFATWLTRILLNECLMALRGRHHFVDLPESNTLIEAPLREEHTPLQNVMDQELRQALESAIGKLPDTYRSVFMLREVEGMSVGETAQLLQLSETNVKVRLLRARERLRHQLQHYAPEQTFTYMGARCDGMVRRVLARIGELPAEPVIR
- a CDS encoding CoA-binding protein; this encodes MSSKKTLVLGASDNPARYSFRAVHQLKNHGHEVVPVGIRKGQVAGLDIALDRPQSADIDTVTLYVGPQNQPAWYDYILDLNPKRIIFNPGTENPELEKLAQQRGIQTEEACTLVMLSIGQY